The genomic interval TACAAAACGTACTGCTTTAACGCCGTAAAAAATTCGGCAGCCAAAGTCTATAATTCCGTTTACAAGCTCACAGCCTTCTCCAATTTGCGATTTGCCTTTGGCGTTGGACTTTATCGTGAGGTTTTTAAGTTTATTCGCCCCTTTGATATAAGCATCCGATCCGATCCATACGTCGTTGATGATGTTTGTGTTTTTAATAACCGTGCGGTCCCCAACTTTTCCATAATATCCCGGTTCGGTTTTGTATTCTGTTTCAGTGAATTTGATAAATTGTTCCAGTAGTAGCGAGTCGTCGCGATATTTACTCCACAGCCAGGCATCGCCCGGTTGCATACCATTGAAAGGGATCACTTTCCTTCCTCCGTTCTCATTGCAGATTTCTAGCCAGATCCGCGATGCCTCGTCTTCTCCATCTTTGAGAATGCCATTGCCAAATTTGGCGTTGACACTTGTCTTCATCTCATCTACTTGGACGATTACGACTTCTTTCCCTAGGATATAGTGTGAGATATAATTAACGTGATTGATTGCTACATTATCGCCTAAATCACAGCTGATAATGGTAGAATTGTACAGGCCTACTTCGGCCTTTAGACCGTGGAATTCAAGGTAATAGGGTTCCAATTTCCCAATGCGTATCAGTCCGTAAAATTTGCAATTCTTGACTAATTCAGGATTGAAAGCATCCGATACGAGAATATTATTCCAGTTGTCTGTCGTGTTACCATTTTTAACCAATACTTCGATTTCAAAGGCCGAAAGGTTTCGATAATCAATTCCACTTCTGTTTTGTATATTTCTTAGGTAATATTCGTCTTTTCCTTCGGGAATAAACTCTTTACTGATGAAATCGTATCCTAACCTAGAAAGTGGGATTTTCTTTATATTGTTCATGAGCCTTTTATTACTATTTTACATGCATATCTGTGTCAGGAGTTGAAATTACAAAAACACTATTATTTACCATGATTAATTCGAAAATTTTGTCGGGCATAATTTTTGTTGAGTCGAACTGGAAACCAATTAACATTGATTATGAAAAGCGTGAGAAACCTTCTACCGTTTATATTCGCTTTATTATTTGTCGTTTCATTCGTTTCTTGTGACAAGGATGAAGATAAAATTGAAAAAGACAGAAATACCCTGATTCAGGGAACTTGGTTGTTATACGCAGCCGGTAAGGACGGAAATGGCGACGGACGTATAAGCGATGCCGAAAAAGAATACGCTAGGGACGGGCGTATATTTGAGCTTACACTAAGTGCCGACGGGAAAGGGGCGGTCTATGAAGACTATACCGACGAGGGGGCCGTTACGACGACCTTTAATTGGGAGTGGTCTGGAGACGATGTTATTGTCCTTACCGATACAGAAGGCGAGGAAGAATCGATTCGTATTAATATCTATATGTTAACAGAGACCGAACTGGGTGTCTACGGTGGCCTTGATGAGTTCGATTCTGATACGGTTTTGTTTTTTAATAAAAAGTCGTAATCATTGAGTTCGTGCTATAATGTATAAAACAGATTTTGATAGTGTTGTAGTAGGGTCTGGTCCTAACGGTCTGGCGGCTGCCATCACCTTACAACAACAAGGTAAATCTGTTTTGTTAATTGAAGCAAAGAAGCAGATTGGAGGGGGCTTAAGGAGTGAAGAACTAACCTTGCCTGGTTTTCTACATGATGTTTGCTCTGCTGTACACCCGATGGCGTCTGTTTCTCCCTTTTTAAACAGTCTTCCACTTGCTGATTTCGGTGTTGATTTTATATTTCCGGAAGTATCGGTAGCGCATCCTTTAGACGACGGAAGGGCTGCCGTTCTAACTAAATCACTCGAATATACAGCTTCCGGACTAGGAGCCGACAGTCATGCTTATTTGGATTTGATGAGGCCTATCTTGGAAGCTTGGTCAAAATTGTCTAAAGACATTTTAAGTCCCCTGCTCAAAATACCTTCTCATCCAAGTGCCATGGTTAAGTTTGGCTGGCTCGGACTTTCTTCAGCGCTCAGTTTATCACGTCGTTTTAAGACAACGGAAGCTAAAGCGCTATGGGCTGGGATGGCAGCACATTCAATGCAACCACTTTCTAAGTCTACTACCTCTGCGGTTGGGCTAGTTCTACAAGCTACTGGCCATATTAAAGGATGGCCCATAGTTATTGGTGGCTCTCAGCGAATTGCGGATGCCCTTTCCTCTTATTTTCTTTCTATTGGCGGTAAGATTGAAACGGGCATCTACATAAAATCTTTATCGCAGCTTCCGTCCAGTAAGGTTGTGATGTTTGATGTTACGCCAAAGCAATTACTTGAAATTGCCGGCCATCGGTTTTCTAGCATCTATCAATGGCAATTAAAAAAATTCCGTTACGGAATGGGGATATTCAAAGTAGACTGGGCTTTGGATGCCCCCATACCTTTTATGTCTGCAGATGCCCGGAGAGCGGGAACACTTCATTTGGGGAATACCATTGACGAAATACGAATGAGTGAGCAATCCGCTTATAAAGGACGGCATAGTGAAGCCCCTTTTGTTCTTTTGTCCCAACCTAGTTTGTTCGATTATCGCCGGGCACCGGTGGGTAAACACACTGCTTGGGCATATTGCCATGTGCCGAAAGGCAGTACCGTAGATATGAGGAATGTGATTGAGAAGCAGGTGGAGCGATTCGCACCGGGCTTTAAAGACCGGATTTTAGCAACTCATACCTTTAATACCGAACAGTTGGAAAAATACAATCCGAACTATATAGGAGGTGATATTGGTGGTGGGGTCATGGATATTAGGCAACTATTTAATCGTCCAGCTCTTTTTTCTCCATACCGAACAGGGGTGAAGGGAATTTACATGTGCTCTTCATCAACTCCGCCGGGAGGCGGCGTGCATGGAATGTGTGGTTATCATGCAGCTAGAAGGGCATTAAAAGATGTTTTTGGCATTAATTTAAAATAAAAGGCTGCTGTGGGCTATACAGCGAAAATGATCTCGAAATTTGCGAGCCAATTCCTTTTTATATATTATTGTTGATAAAGTAGGATATGCTTTGAAAATCACACACAGTAAATGAATTTATGAAGAGATTCAATATTAGTCTTGTTTTTATATTTTTTTCTATTTATACAGCCGTAGCTCAATCTATTCCTAAAAAGACGCCTGTTGATTATGTAAATCCGACGATGGGGAATATTAGTCATTTGCTGGTGCCGACATATCCTACTATCCATTTGCCGAATGGAATGTTGCGTGTTTATCCGGAACGGTCCGATTATACTTCTGATCAGATTAAAGGCTTGCCATTGATTATTTCCAGTCATCGTGGACGTTCGGCTTTTAATTTAAGTCCGGTACAAGGCCTGGACGAGAGCGAACTGCAAGCAGTATATCATTTTACTTATGATAATGAAGAGATTCGACCCTATCATTATCAAGTGACGTTAGATGAAAAAAACACCAAAATCGAATTCGCACCTTCAGCACAATCTGCATTTTATGAGATCCGATTTGCCGACGATAAGCCGGCTTATCTTATTTTTAACACGATTGATGGGGATATTAGAATTGAAGGGAATAAGGTTTATGCTTCTCAGAAATTAGCGAACAACACAGTTGTGTATTTATTTGCTGAGACAGATGTTAAGCCAGAGAAAGCGGGGTTTCTAGAGCTAGGAGATGGAATTAATCCGAAACTCGTTGAGAAGAAAGGCGAAAATGTTGCGATGGCTTTTCGATTTGCAGAAGGAATTAAGGATGTGAAATTTCGTTATGGGGTTTCGTTTATTAGTGCCGATCAGGCTGAAAAGAATTTACGGAGAGAAATTCCAGACTTCAACCTTGATGCATTGGTTGCTAAGGGACGGTCAGCATGGAATGAAGCGTTGGGTAAGATTGCTGTAGAAGGCATCAGTGAAGATGATAAAACTGTTTTCTATACGTCGCTTTATCGTTGCTTTGAACGTCCAGTCTCGATTACCGAAGACGGAAGATATTTTAGTGCGTTCGATGGGGAAGTTCATCAAGACGATACCCCGTTCTATACCGATGATTGGATATGGGACACATATCGCGCTACCCACCCGCTAAGGATATTGATAGATCATGAAACAGAGTCGGATATTATCAATTCTTTTTTGAGGATGGCTGAGCAAATGGAAAGCTTTTGGCTGCCGACATTTCCTGAAATAACGGGAGATTCCCGGAGGATGAACTCTAATCATGGTATCGTAACGATTGCGGATGCATGGGCCAAAGGATTACGAAGCTTTGATTTGGAGAAAGCTTATGAAGCATCAAAGAATGCGGTTTTAGAGAAAACGCTTGCGCCATGGTCTGCTGATTCAGCTGGCTGGTTGGATGAATTTTATCACACGAAAGGTTATATTCCGGCATTACACCCGGGCGAGGAAGAAACCGTTCCGGAAGTGCATTCTTTTGAAAAAAGACAGCCGGTTGCTGTAACCTTGGGAACTGCTTACGACGAATGGAGTCTAGCGCAGATTGCGACTATGTTAAATAAGAAGGAGGACGCAGAGTATTTTTCTGAAAAAGCACTTAATTACCGAAATATCTTTAATGCGGAGACCGCGTTCTTTCATCCAAAAGACAAAGATGGAAACTTCATCGAACCTTTTGATTACCGCTATTCAGGCGGACAGGGAGCCCGTGAATTTTATGGGGAAAATAATGCCTGGGTTTATCGATGGGATGTTCCTCACAACGTTGCGGACCTGATTTCCTTAATGGGAGGCAGAGATCAGTTTAATAAGAACCTCGATCAGACATTTCGAGAACCTTTAGGGAAGAGTAAATTTGACTTTTATAGCCAGCTTCCGGATCATACTGGAAATGTTGGTCAATTTTCAATGGCGAACGAACCTAGTTTGCACATACCGTACTTATATACCTATTCAGGGCAACCCTGGATGACTCAAAAGCGAATTCATACGCTCATGGACCAATGGTTTAGAAATGATCTAATGGGAGTTCCAGGTGATGAAGATGGGGGTGGCATGTCTGCCTTTGTTGTTTTTTCGATGATGGGCTTTTATCCGGTAACTCCAGGAATGCCGGTATATACCATTGGGTCTCCATTTTTTGAGAAAGCGACAATTCACCTCAGCAATGGAAATGAATTTGTGGTAGTGGCGAAGAATTATTCTCCAAAAAACAAGTACATTCAATCGGCTTCGCTGAATGGCAGGAAGTTGGACAAGCCATGGTTTGCACATGAAGATCTAGAAAAAGGGGGTGTTTTGGAATTTGTGATGGGGGATACTGCTAATAAACAATGGGGTGCTTCTGAAGAGTCGGCTCCACCGTCATTTCGATATTAAAACAATGTAATTATGAAAATTAATAGAAAAGTCTTTTTAAGGTTATTTGTTCTTTCCCTGGCACTGAGCGCGGGTCTGCAGGTTAATATTGCTGCCACGTATTTTGATGTTAAAGGAGGAGATACAAATGGCGACGGAATTGTTAAGGTGCTGGCCATTGGCAATAGCTTTTCGGACGATGCCGTTGAGCATCATTTATATGGGTTAGCGCGAGCTGGGGGTAAAACGGTGATTATAGGTAATCTTTATATCGGCGGAGCTCCTTTGGAGAAACATTATAATAATGCCCTCTCAGATGCCAAGGCATATAGTTATAGAAAAATTGACACAAATGGAGTAAAGGTTGTCACGAAAAATACGTCTATTTCCCAAGCTTTGGATGATGAAGATTGGGATTATATCAGCTTTCAACAAGTTAGTTCGCTGTCAGGGAAGTTTGAAACGTTTAAAGAACATCTTCCTTTTGTTTTCAGCTATGTAAAGGAACGTGTGAAAAATCCCGATGTAGAGTATTTACTTCATCAGACTTGGGCTTATGAGCAGACCTCAACTCACAAAGGTTTTGCTAATTATGATAATGACCAAATGAAAATGTATGAGGCTATTGTCAGTACCTATGCAAAAGTGAAGGATATGATTGGTGCAGATGCGGTTGTCCCGGCGGGAACAGCAATACAAAATGCACGTACAAGTTCTATTGGTGATCATTTTACACGCGACGGATATCATCTCGATCTCAATATAGGACGGTATACTGCATCTAGCGCATGGTATGAAATCATTTTCGGCGAAAGTGTTATTGGTAATTCTTACCGACCAGAGGCGATGTCTGAAAAGGAAGTGAAAATTGCCCAGAAAGCCGCTCATGCAGCAGTGAAGAAACCAAAGAAAGTGACCAAACTGAAGAGATTGTAAGCTCGTTATCCTTTTTGTAAGTATTTTAACCCGTTGTGCATTTTAAATAGTACTTAATTTCAATTTTCCGCAAAGAAAATTGAGTCGATCAATTTGTTTAAAACCAATTTGCCTTTATCAAAGATTTCTTCACCATAAGTTCGCCCGTCGAAGCGCTGAACGACAGAAAGGAAGATGAGTATATACAAGATCAATGCAAAAAGGGTAAAAAACAAAAAAACCTTAGAGTATCTTGGTAAAAACTTGTAAAGGGTATTTAGCAATTAATTATCTATTAATTCCCTATTCCTCTCGTTCAAATCGACGAAAATAGGGATATATAAGCAAATAATTCGGTAAAAATTCGCCTGTGGATCCGAACAAGGTTGTAAGCGAATTCGGATAAAATACCATGCAAACGAGCATCGGTTTGGAGCATCCTTTATCCTAGTCTCGTTCTATGTCCCTCCCCTGTACCTCCCTATGATCCCCGTGTGCGCCTCCTGATTTTCGGTATTTATGGGGAGGACAGGGAAGGAACCGGGGTTACTTTGCCAATTTCATCTTCTTCATGACTAGGAACAGGATCGAAAGACTTGGCACAATTTCGCTTGATCATAAGCTGGTCGCACACCTGTTAGAATAGGTCTCAAATACGCATTATCGGAGAAATGAACAACTTTTTACGCCCTATTATTAATCTGAATCATAAATCTTAAAATAGTACCATTACTATAAACTGAAGAGATTATAGGCTCGTTATTTCCGTCGTTTTGCATTTAGGTACTTCCGAACTGGTTTGTCGTAGAACTTCATTACTATATAGGCAAAAATGAGCATCAGGAGTGTGCCGCCGATGACGATCCATGTAAGTTCCGTTGAATCCGGTTGGTAGTTCATAAAGTAATTTCCGAATATCCAAATGCCGGCATAATGAGTCATATACAAGGGGTAGGACATGTCACCGGAAAAGGTACAGAATCTCTTGGAAAAGCTATTTGTTACTGTTCCAGCACCGAGGGAAACGAGCAAAGGGAAAAAGAAGAGTACAATTAAGTATTCCAACAACCAGCTCCAATTAGGAGAGGGTGCTAGAAAAGCGGCAGCCAAGAGGATGCTTAATCCGAAAAAGCCCAAATTATTGCGGATAATCCAGTTAAAACGATAAATTAACAATCCTGCTGAGAATGAATAAAAAATACGGGCGCCACCATGCCAGAAGGTATCTCCGTTCCATCCGCCCAGCAGATTGCCCGCATGAAAACTCACATAGAAGAGAATCCCAGCAGCTATCGCCGTAAGGACGATCAAAGCTTTCTTATTTAATCGGCAAAGGAAAAAAGCATAGATGATATTGGCAACGTATTCCCAGAACAGTGACCATGATGGGGCGTTTAAACCAAAATTATTATAGGCCCTTTCTTCCATAGAAGGGAAAGGGATCAGGAAAGCAGAGCAGATAAAAAGTAAGATAATGCGCCCGGTGTTGTACAGTTCGGACTCTCCGCTAAAGGGGTCAAATAAAAAGGCTAGCAGTCCTAATACCGATCCAAAGATCACCAAAGGGTGCAGTCTGATTAGCCGGGATTTGAAAAACTCCTTTATTCCCATAGTCTTGATCCGGTCATCATAGGCATAGCCAATTACGAATCCAGATAAGCAAAAGAAGAAGTCGACTGCCAAAAATCCGTGTCCAATAAAATTCTGGCTTGGATCAGGATATATCCATTCCATAAAATGAAATATGACAATAGCTAGAGCTGCAATACCCCTTAATCCGTCTAATACTTCAAAATGCTTCTTGCTTTTTAGGTATTCAGGCTTAGCATGCGACATAAATATTTTACTTTTTAGTTTGGACTATTCGTATTCGTTGAAAGAAGTAAATTATTTGCAGTATAACAAATTAAATTATTGACTAACGAGTCGCCTTTCTGGGAACTGATATTATTCAGGGTAAGTTCATATACATAACCCGCGTCAAGCTCTTCTAACTCTAACGAGATCTCGTCGTTTTCTATAATCGTTGCTTTTGTCACGGTCACTTCTTTTAAGTCCGTTTGCGGAGATCCGTACTTTTTATGATATTGATAGCGATACCTGCGGACTTTATAATTAGCCACATTTTCCGCTGCTTCTTTATTGACATTTTGTGTAAACTTCAGGTTGAATCCTGTGTGACTCAAGTTCATCGAGTAGATATCCATTGGTGCCTTTCCTGTATAAACGATGCGTTGAATCCCTCTTGATCCCGCCCATCCATATTCAGCCTGACCCACCCATAAACTGCCGTCAGGTGCAAAGGCGAGTCGATTATTGCCTTTCCTGAGGCTGTCACCATTTAGAAAAAATACACAAGCTCCTTGAATTGCCCCTTGAACTTCCTCTAGCATGACACGCACGATACGTCCGCTATTCATTTCGCCGACGAGAAGCTGTCCAGAGAAAGGACCAAACTTTCCATTCGTATTGTCAAGTAGCGGTTGAGTCGGAGAATTTGCGATGATTCCATGAGGAAAAAGAACAGCAGCTTTGGTCCTCATTTTATCTAATTCTTCTACAGGTCGGAGTAGGGGATTGTCTCCTTTCCATGAAGTTTTCCATACCAGACTAGAAGGATGTCCATAGAAATTCCCTTCTTCTATGTGATATAGAGCACTCGTTCCTACCCAGTCTCCCTGATTTTCTGTTACAAATAGATTTTGATCTGTATCAAACCCCATCCCATTTGGAGAACGCAATCCGCTAGCATAGGGTCGTAGTTCACCAGAATTATCCAATTTCATAACCCAACCTCGGTAGGGTACTGCTGAATACATTTGACCCTTTTGGCCCATGGATACGGTGTCTAGGTCGCCACGAACATGGGCAATGTTGGATCCCCCTGATGAAGCCGAATTGAGGCCAATAAATATATTTCCGTCTGCGTCGATAACAGGACCATAATTAAATTCATGATAGTTTCCCGTGATGCCGAAATCGTCCGTAACGGTTTCATACAGATCAGCATATCCATCACCATCGGTATCTTTTACCCTAGTAAGTTCGGGGCGTTGCATGACCAGTATTTCTGAGTCATTCACGATATGAATTCCCAACGGTTCATGTAAACCCTCGGCAAACATTTTCCACTCTTTGGTCTGAGGATTGTAAATCATTATTTCCCCTCTTAGAAACCCAGCTATAAGTCTGCCGTCAGAGAAAAAGTCGAGGGCACCGACCTGTGCGTCTACATTTTCTGGTGAAGGGATGTTCTCAACAAGATAAGGGACATCCGCATTTGATACACTTTTATCCGAACAGCTGGAAAAGTATATTAATGCAATGGATAGTATAACAAATAGTTTTTTCATCGAAATGTTACTTTTTCTTAGTCATGATAATTTTGAAACTCCTAGCTTCCTCAGGGTTTAATTCAAGAAAACCTTTGGACCAATTTCCCTTATTAGAGTAATGGATTGTTTGATCGGCTGAAGCGTAGAACCAAACTTTTTGCGAGGTATTCGGAATTCTGAAACTCCTTGTTAATTCACTTCCGTCCTTTGATTCTTTAATTAACTCGTAAACATCTACTCCATTTATCGTATAATGGAATTCAGGGTAACGATCAACAAGTTTATATCCTTTAAATTTTACGTCGGGTATATTTCCTTGGGTGCCGACCCGCAAAGGGTAGTCACTTTCGTCCCATTTTTTCTTACCCAGGACGATTGCCGTAGCCTGCTTGTGACCTGCCCATAATTTATCCATATTCAGAAACTCTCCCGTCCACGCATACCGAAATCGGCATTCAGCTGCATCCCAAGCATAAGATAGGTTGTTCGTGAGTCTGACAGCTATTACGGCAGGCCCAATATCATCGATAAATGTACGGTACAAATAGGGTGTAGACTTTTCAATATGATCAGCATGGTCTTGAGTCTCTTTATGCATCTGAGGGATATTCGGATCATCCGCTAATGGCGGCATCTCGTCACTGGTTACATACATGACGCCGAACATTACGAGCCCATGGCCGGGATAGGTACAAACGTATGGGTACGCACCCGTTTTAGATGGTGCAACAAAGTTAATAGACTGTTTTTCTCCAGGCGAAATAACCGGTATGGACCATAACACAGATTCTGATTGGGGGATGAAATCCATCTGGGGACCTTTGTCTTGTAAAGCATCGGCGGCTTTCACCACTTCCTCTCGCTTACCGGGCGCAGTAATCAGAAGATTATGATCCATGTCATCATTATTGATTAAAGTCAGGCTGACAGATGTTCCTGGTTTTACGCTAAACCTCAATTGATCAAACTTTAAACCTGGTACGGCACGCAATGTAATGTTGGTTTTTTCCGTTTCTTGTGCCATTCCTATTTGACAAAAAAATATTGTCAATAATAGGAGTAAGGATTTTTTTATATACACGATAGTTAATATTGTATTATGTAATCGGGTTGTTTAAAAGGTCTTGATAGTGGGTGGATGGGGTAAAAATACCGCCGCTTTTTTCAAAAAAATCATCATTTAGCTCAAAAGTGCCATTTTTCACCTCTGTCCACGATGCATCTGCGTGTGGATGGTAATTTTTCATTCTGTTCCAATCTTCGTAATTAACATTCCCATTAGTTTCCAATAGTCCCATTCCTAAACCGGGAAATGGTGCGAGCCGGCTTGCGATATTTTTATTCCATTCCAATAAAACAGGATTAACCGTTAAATCAGCACACGCACATGGGAGATTTCTATCATATGCCAATTTGGCTATCTTTAAAGTCTGGCTCAATGTTTTTGCTATTCCTTTGAGAACAAAACCACCATAACCTAATTCTATTTTTCGGAGCGCATCTTTCTCGTTATGAACACTTTCATCAGCTGCTACAAGGACACCTAGATCACCGACATGTTCTGTGTTGGTTTCTGCTAAAGGCTCTTCACAGAGAATAATTTGGTCGAAGGCACCGATTGATTTAGCATGTTCCAAATATTTTACTAAGGTAGCCTTCTTTTCGTATCGACCATTCGCGTCCAACGTATAGATCAGCTTACCGTCTCTTGTCTGATCGGTACGGTAATTTTTTAAAGTTTGATGAATTTCGGTCAACTTTTTCATATCCGCTTCCACCATTTCCTCTTGTGTGCCCGGTGCACCTGTTTTTATTTTAATGACGAAATATCCGTCTTCCACTTCTTTCTTTAATACCTCCATTGGAGTATTATAAGAAACCGCACACATGATTGCTATTTTCTTGTTCCGATGTGATAGTGTTTTTCTGTATGCTTCAGGAAGCATACTATCGAATGAGGAGAACTTATTTTCTTTAGCATATAGCAGCCAGACGGCGTTGTCCACGCTTACCAAAGCGTTATAAACGAAATTGATGTTTAAGTCAGTTTTTTGAGTAATTCGCTTAGCTTCAGAGTGTACTTCAGGAAGTATACGGTCCATTAATTCAATTGGATCCTTGAATGGATTTTCCTTTAAGATATGCAATGCTTTATTAACCGTTAGAAACATCAGCGCATTGCCTTCGGCTTCAGTGCAATCGACAAAAAGATCTGAGTCTGCATATAGAACGCTTTGCGTTGCAATACCTGTACCCGTATTTCCTGTTGTCGATTTGATCTGTGATACAATCTGCCAAAGCTCGGACAGGAAATTCCCTTTAAATCCATAGGGTGATGCGAGCTTCTCACGTTGAAAGTTAGCATTTATATAATCTATTGAGATCTGTTTATTTGAATTTGTCATAAAAAGCTTTTCGCTCAATAGATCGAGACTTGAAGTGGAAGCTAAAACGGCTGCTGATTTAAGGAAATCTCGTCTATCGATCATTCAGTTATTGATTAGTTGGTTGTAATAATATTTGATTCTAAAAGTACACTTTTTGCATTATTGTCAATCGCAGCCTTCGTTCCGGTTCGTATTGTATTTCCACGTACGACTGTTTCTGCACATTCTCCTTGAAGAGCAATTCCTGATATCATCCTTGGTTGTTTCAAATCCTCTGTAATGATACAGTCTGTAACCATAATGCCTTTGCTATCGATGACCTGTATCCCATGATACCGGGCATCTTTGATTTGGTTATTATTGAGACTAATATACTTACTTTCTCTTACTAATACCGAACCTCCCACTTGTTCATCTCCTGCTTCAGAGCCCTCTACTATATTATTGTTAAAGATAATATTCTGTCCATGCTCGATCATTACGCCACCAGACTTGGATGGTTTAAGATAATAGTCTTCATTGCGGTCAATAATATTGTCACTCATAATGATATTTTTGCTGTTTTTGACTACGATATTCCGATCATAGCCTCGCATAAAAGTATTTCCAATAATACTGATACCTCTGCTCTGAACCAAATCAATATTAAAATCTTGATTCCCGATATGGTTCCCGGTAATGCTCCATAGACCTATTTTATTAGCGTTGCTAGCACTTCCTATAAATCGGATGTTGGCTCCTCCGGGACTGTAGATGGCCTGGATGGTATTGCCAGATATCGTCCCCTCCCTTACACTGCTCCCCTCTTGACTGCAATCAATCAAAATATCTGCGGATACAACACCTTCTGGATCACAGTTATATTCAATGTCATTTCCGGTAATCTGAAAATTTCGGATTGAACTACCAGAGACTTTAATTCCTCCCTTTTTACAATAACTTATGTGGCTGTCGCTGATAATAAATTGGTGGATATCGACATCATCTAAAAAGACTCCGATACCGCTTGCGTTATAGATATGGCAATTATCGATGATAATGTTTCGATTTCGCGAAGTTAAGTGGATACCATTTCGCACGTTCCTGATCAGGACACCACGTATCGTTGGTTGCATGGTATTTCTGAATTCCAGTCCGTCAGCTTTTTCGTTTAATCCCAAAATCTCAAGATCCGAGACCATCGGCATTCTTTCCTTTTCCCAAGTAATTGGCTTTACTGTTGAGGGCAGAGCCGAGCCTTTATCGTGCGAACCAATAAATCGAAATGCTGGTCCTTCGCCTGCCATTAAAATTTTACCGGTGCCACCGTTTCCCGATACACTAAGTGTGCCATGTTCGGAAAGCCTAATTTCTATCGTGCGGGTAATTTTATATTCACCTTTTGGAAACTCTATCTGCCCATTAACACTGTTCTGTATCGCTTTAAGAATCGCTTCCGTATCATCGGTTTTCCCATCCCCCTTTGCTCCGAATTCTTTGACATCTGCTGCCCAACTTGACAATGTTAAAAATAGAGTAAAAATTATCAGAGCAAGCCTGCAGGGAGAATAGTTTTTGTTTGTGTGTTTTAATATATTATTCATATGATTTTTTCTTTTCGCGAGACCTTTGGAAGTAATCATCTACAAGCTCAATCTTAAACTCTTCGACCATCTGCTTTGCACTTACGTTATCATTTTCACTGGTAACAAGTACAACGCCAACTTCTCCGGGATCGGTAATTTCCACGGTGTTGTTGTACTTTTTCTTTAGTTGTCTCAGTTTTAGCCTATTGTAATCCAAGTGAGCTAATTCATAATCAAGATTTACGTCAGCGACAGTAAAATTAAAATAATTAGTTGAACTAGCTACGATTTCACCAATCGGGTTGCGTATTTGCGACGGGGCGCCGCGACCGCTAATTGATCCGACAAAATAAGCACGACAGGTATAGGCCCAATCACTTTGTAC from Pedobacter indicus carries:
- a CDS encoding acyltransferase family protein, which gives rise to MSHAKPEYLKSKKHFEVLDGLRGIAALAIVIFHFMEWIYPDPSQNFIGHGFLAVDFFFCLSGFVIGYAYDDRIKTMGIKEFFKSRLIRLHPLVIFGSVLGLLAFLFDPFSGESELYNTGRIILLFICSAFLIPFPSMEERAYNNFGLNAPSWSLFWEYVANIIYAFFLCRLNKKALIVLTAIAAGILFYVSFHAGNLLGGWNGDTFWHGGARIFYSFSAGLLIYRFNWIIRNNLGFFGLSILLAAAFLAPSPNWSWLLEYLIVLFFFPLLVSLGAGTVTNSFSKRFCTFSGDMSYPLYMTHYAGIWIFGNYFMNYQPDSTELTWIVIGGTLLMLIFAYIVMKFYDKPVRKYLNAKRRK
- a CDS encoding DUF7133 domain-containing protein, producing the protein MKKLFVILSIALIYFSSCSDKSVSNADVPYLVENIPSPENVDAQVGALDFFSDGRLIAGFLRGEIMIYNPQTKEWKMFAEGLHEPLGIHIVNDSEILVMQRPELTRVKDTDGDGYADLYETVTDDFGITGNYHEFNYGPVIDADGNIFIGLNSASSGGSNIAHVRGDLDTVSMGQKGQMYSAVPYRGWVMKLDNSGELRPYASGLRSPNGMGFDTDQNLFVTENQGDWVGTSALYHIEEGNFYGHPSSLVWKTSWKGDNPLLRPVEELDKMRTKAAVLFPHGIIANSPTQPLLDNTNGKFGPFSGQLLVGEMNSGRIVRVMLEEVQGAIQGACVFFLNGDSLRKGNNRLAFAPDGSLWVGQAEYGWAGSRGIQRIVYTGKAPMDIYSMNLSHTGFNLKFTQNVNKEAAENVANYKVRRYRYQYHKKYGSPQTDLKEVTVTKATIIENDEISLELEELDAGYVYELTLNNISSQKGDSLVNNLICYTANNLLLSTNTNSPN
- a CDS encoding plastocyanin/azurin family copper-binding protein, with translation MAQETEKTNITLRAVPGLKFDQLRFSVKPGTSVSLTLINNDDMDHNLLITAPGKREEVVKAADALQDKGPQMDFIPQSESVLWSIPVISPGEKQSINFVAPSKTGAYPYVCTYPGHGLVMFGVMYVTSDEMPPLADDPNIPQMHKETQDHADHIEKSTPYLYRTFIDDIGPAVIAVRLTNNLSYAWDAAECRFRYAWTGEFLNMDKLWAGHKQATAIVLGKKKWDESDYPLRVGTQGNIPDVKFKGYKLVDRYPEFHYTINGVDVYELIKESKDGSELTRSFRIPNTSQKVWFYASADQTIHYSNKGNWSKGFLELNPEEARSFKIIMTKKK
- a CDS encoding enolase C-terminal domain-like protein, coding for MIDRRDFLKSAAVLASTSSLDLLSEKLFMTNSNKQISIDYINANFQREKLASPYGFKGNFLSELWQIVSQIKSTTGNTGTGIATQSVLYADSDLFVDCTEAEGNALMFLTVNKALHILKENPFKDPIELMDRILPEVHSEAKRITQKTDLNINFVYNALVSVDNAVWLLYAKENKFSSFDSMLPEAYRKTLSHRNKKIAIMCAVSYNTPMEVLKKEVEDGYFVIKIKTGAPGTQEEMVEADMKKLTEIHQTLKNYRTDQTRDGKLIYTLDANGRYEKKATLVKYLEHAKSIGAFDQIILCEEPLAETNTEHVGDLGVLVAADESVHNEKDALRKIELGYGGFVLKGIAKTLSQTLKIAKLAYDRNLPCACADLTVNPVLLEWNKNIASRLAPFPGLGMGLLETNGNVNYEDWNRMKNYHPHADASWTEVKNGTFELNDDFFEKSGGIFTPSTHYQDLLNNPIT